GGAGTGTTCTTTTTAGAACCCCTGAAGCCCATCTTACCTGCAGATGACCAAGAGATAACTTCACCTTTCTTGTTTGTCAAAGAAATGATGATGTTATTAAAAGTTGCGCTAATATGTGCTTCGCCTGTAGACTCTACAATTACTTTACGTTTTTTTGTACTCGCTTTAGCCATACTACTTATTATTTAGTTGCTTTTTTCTTGTTAGCAACAGTTTTTCTCTTACCTTTTCTAGTCCTGGAGTTGTTCTTGGTGCGTTGTCCCCTAAGCGGAAGACCTGCCCTGTGGCGGATGCCCCTGTAACAACCTATGTCCATTAAACGTTTAATGTTCAAAGATATTTCTGAGCGAAGCTCACCTTCGATCTTGAAATAAGAAACAGCCTCACGGATGGCGCTGATCTCATCATCATTCCAGTCCTGTACTTTAGTATCTTCGCTAACTTTAGCTTTCTCTAAAATCTCTGCAGCCCTGCTTCTACCAATACCGAAGATATAAGTTAAAGCAATAACCCCTCTTTTGTTTTTAGGTATGTCTACCCCTGCAATTCTTGCCATAATTATCCTTGTCTTTGTTTAAATCTAGGATTCTTTTTGTTAATAACATATAACCTGCCTTTTCTACGCACAATGATGCACTCGGCACTTCTTTTCTTAACTGACGCTCTTACTTTCATTTTAATAGCTTTAGTATCTATAAGTAATTCTTGCTTTGGATAAATCGTAAGGACTCATTTCCAGCTTCACCTTGTCGCCCGGAAGCAACTTGATGTAATGCATACGCATCTTTCCTGAGATATGAGCAATTACAATATGCCCGTTTTCTAATTCAACACGGAACATGGCATTTGACAATGCCTCTATTATCGATCCGTCCTGTTCTATTGCTGATTGTTTTGCCATAAAAATTTTTAAGCCACTGCTTTTCTATTCTTACCACTCTTCATCAATCCGTCGTAATGCCTGTTCAACAGATAAGAATTTATTTGCTGAATGGTATCGATCGCAACCCCGACCATAATTAACAGTGATGTACCACCATAGAACAATGCCCACTGCTGCTGAACCCCAAAGTTACTTACCACTGCCGGGAACACGGCAAGGAAAGCTAAGAATAATGCTCCGGGTAAAGTAATCAATGACATGATCCTGTCGAGGTAGTCTCCGGTCTCAACACCCGGCCTTACGCCCGGTATAAAGCCCCCACTCCTCTTAAGGTCGTCTGCCATTTTGTTGGTAGGCACCGTAATTGCGGTGTAAAAGTACGTAAAAATTATAATTAATAAAGCAAAAACCACATTATAGGCCAAACCAAACACATTCTGGAATTGAGAAGTGATGGTTGCGGCAGTATCAGACTTGGATAATCCTGCCAATGCAGCAGGTATAAACATGATAGCCTGGGCAAAGATAATCGGCATAACTCCCGAAGCGTTAAGCTTTAAAGGAATCCACTGCCTGTTGCCGCCCATCATATCCTGTTCAAAATCGCCCGAAGTTGTACGCCTTGCATATTGCACCGGAATTTTCCTTACTGCCATGATCATCATGATACATGCAATAATTACAAGAAGCCATGCAACAATTTCAAGAAGCAACTGCAAAGGACCACCGTTGTTTTTGGTTACCA
Above is a genomic segment from Flavobacterium album containing:
- the rpsM gene encoding 30S ribosomal protein S13 encodes the protein MARIAGVDIPKNKRGVIALTYIFGIGRSRAAEILEKAKVSEDTKVQDWNDDEISAIREAVSYFKIEGELRSEISLNIKRLMDIGCYRGIRHRAGLPLRGQRTKNNSRTRKGKRKTVANKKKATK
- the ykgO gene encoding type B 50S ribosomal protein L36; the encoded protein is MKVRASVKKRSAECIIVRRKGRLYVINKKNPRFKQRQG
- the infA gene encoding translation initiation factor IF-1, which gives rise to MAKQSAIEQDGSIIEALSNAMFRVELENGHIVIAHISGKMRMHYIKLLPGDKVKLEMSPYDLSKARITYRY
- the secY gene encoding preprotein translocase subunit SecY; translated protein: MKKFFEAFANVWKIEELKNRILVTLGLLLVYRFGAHVTLPGIDATQLNSLTNQTQGGIGWLIDVFTGGAFSQASVFALGIMPYISASIVVQLMGIAVPYLQKLQKEGESGRKKLNQITRWLTILITLVQGPGYIYNLYRTLPPGAFLLPSSSFAFLFSSVVILATGTIFAMWLGEKITDKGIGNGISLLILVGIIARMPQAFIQEFTSVVTKNNGGPLQLLLEIVAWLLVIIACIMMIMAVRKIPVQYARRTTSGDFEQDMMGGNRQWIPLKLNASGVMPIIFAQAIMFIPAALAGLSKSDTAATITSQFQNVFGLAYNVVFALLIIIFTYFYTAITVPTNKMADDLKRSGGFIPGVRPGVETGDYLDRIMSLITLPGALFLAFLAVFPAVVSNFGVQQQWALFYGGTSLLIMVGVAIDTIQQINSYLLNRHYDGLMKSGKNRKAVA